One genomic region from Stutzerimonas decontaminans encodes:
- a CDS encoding MliC family protein: protein MKRGLSMLVAALLLGGCGHWQSGPDAPFVRWKCQSQQNIAWRYANEQRSAIDLKVGNSERVHTLRKEPATRGSFYSDGVIAFHDKGNEALVYRVADDKVLAHGCSASLISI, encoded by the coding sequence ATGAAACGAGGCCTGTCCATGCTGGTAGCAGCATTGCTGCTCGGCGGTTGTGGCCATTGGCAATCGGGCCCGGACGCGCCGTTCGTGCGCTGGAAATGCCAGAGCCAGCAGAACATCGCCTGGCGCTATGCCAACGAGCAACGCAGCGCGATCGACCTGAAAGTTGGCAATAGCGAGCGTGTTCACACCCTGCGCAAGGAACCTGCAACGCGTGGCAGTTTCTATAGCGATGGCGTTATCGCCTTCCATGACAAGGGTAACGAGGCGCTGGTGTACCGCGTCGCCGATGACAAGGTGCTCGCCCACGGCTGCAGTGCGTCGCTCATCAGCATCTAG
- the epd gene encoding erythrose-4-phosphate dehydrogenase, whose amino-acid sequence MANARPYRVALNGYGRIGRCVLRAFYERGAAFDFQFVALNDLADMASLEYLTRFDSTHGRFPGDVSVDGDCLHLNGHCVKVLRESTPEAIDWRALDVDLVLECSGAYTSRADGERFLAAGVPRVLFSQPMASAADVDATVVMGINQQQLTGAERLVSNASCTTNCGVPLLKLLNDAVGIEYASITTIHSAMNDQPVIDAYHHEDLRRTRSAFQSVIPVSTGLARGIERLLPELSGRIQAKAVRVPTVNVSCLDITLQTACDTDARTINRVLREAAENGPLQGLLAYTELPHASCDFNHDPHSAIVDGSLTRASGPRLVNLLAWFDNEWGFANRMLDVTDHYLRVANRT is encoded by the coding sequence ATGGCCAACGCCCGTCCCTATCGCGTCGCCCTCAACGGCTACGGCCGCATCGGCCGTTGCGTGCTGCGTGCATTCTATGAGCGCGGCGCCGCCTTCGATTTCCAGTTCGTTGCCCTCAACGATCTGGCCGACATGGCCAGCCTGGAATACCTCACCCGTTTCGACTCCACCCACGGCCGTTTTCCCGGCGATGTGAGCGTGGACGGCGATTGCCTGCATTTGAATGGGCACTGCGTGAAGGTGCTGCGTGAGTCGACGCCCGAGGCCATCGACTGGCGGGCGCTGGACGTCGATCTGGTGCTGGAGTGCTCGGGTGCCTACACCAGCCGTGCCGATGGCGAGCGCTTTCTCGCCGCAGGTGTGCCGCGGGTGCTGTTCTCCCAGCCGATGGCCAGCGCGGCGGACGTCGACGCCACGGTGGTCATGGGCATCAACCAGCAGCAGCTGACCGGTGCCGAGCGGCTGGTGTCCAATGCCTCTTGCACCACCAACTGCGGCGTGCCGTTGCTCAAGCTGCTCAACGACGCGGTAGGCATCGAATACGCCTCGATCACCACCATTCATTCGGCGATGAACGATCAGCCGGTGATCGACGCCTACCACCATGAGGACTTGCGCCGCACCCGTTCGGCCTTTCAGTCGGTGATTCCGGTGTCCACCGGGCTCGCCCGAGGCATTGAGCGCCTGCTGCCGGAACTCTCGGGGCGGATTCAGGCCAAAGCGGTGCGGGTGCCAACGGTGAACGTGTCCTGTCTGGACATCACGCTGCAGACCGCCTGCGATACCGATGCGCGAACGATCAACCGGGTGCTGCGCGAAGCCGCTGAAAACGGGCCTTTGCAGGGCTTGCTGGCGTATACCGAGCTGCCCCACGCCAGCTGCGATTTCAATCACGATCCGCATTCGGCGATCGTCGACGGCAGCCTGACGCGCGCCTCCGGCCCGCGCCTGGTGAACCTGCTGGCATGGTTCGACAACGAATGGGGATTCGCCAATCGCATGCTCGACGTCACCGACCATTATTTGCGCGTGGCCAATCGCACCTAG
- the tkt gene encoding transketolase yields the protein MPSRRERANAIRALSMDAVQKANSGHPGAPMGMADIAEVLWRDHLKHSPTNPQWADRDRFVLSNGHGSMLIYSLLHLTGYDLSIDDLKNFRQLHSKTPGHPEFGYTAGVETTTGPLGQGLANAVGFAVAEKVMAAQFNRPGHNIVDHNTYVFLGDGCMMEGISHEVCSLAGTLGLNKLIAFYDDNGISIDGEVHGWFTDDTPRRFEAYGWQVIRNVDGHDAEEIQMAIETARKSDRPTLICCKTIIGFGSPNKQGKEESHGAALGDAEIALTREALGWKHGPFEIPAEIYAEWDAKQKGADAENEWNKRFAAYEAEFPGLASEFKRRMAGELPADFAEKASEFIREVANKGETIASRKASQNCLNAFGPLLPELLGGSADLAGSNLTLWKGCKPVVAEDASGNYMYYGVREFGMAAIMNGVALHGGLIPYGATFLMFMEYARNAVRMSALMKQRVLYVFTHDSIGLGEDGPTHQPIEQLTSLRTTPNLDTWRPADTVESAVAWKHALERKDGPSALIFSRQNLPFHVRDNETEAAIARGGYILKNCAGEPELILIATGSEVSLAVQAADKLTEQGRKVRVVSMPCTSVFDSQDAAYKQQVLPVEVGARIAIEAAHADYWYKYVGLDGRIIGMTTYGESAPANQLFEEFGFTVDNILAVAEELLED from the coding sequence ATGCCCAGCCGTCGTGAGCGAGCCAATGCCATCCGCGCCCTCAGCATGGATGCCGTGCAGAAAGCCAACAGCGGCCACCCGGGTGCCCCCATGGGCATGGCGGACATCGCCGAAGTCCTCTGGCGCGATCATCTGAAGCACAGCCCGACCAACCCGCAGTGGGCCGACCGCGACCGCTTCGTGCTGTCCAACGGCCACGGCTCGATGCTGATCTACTCGCTGCTGCACCTGACCGGCTACGACCTGTCCATCGATGACCTGAAGAACTTCCGCCAGCTGCACAGCAAGACCCCGGGCCACCCGGAGTTCGGCTACACCGCTGGCGTCGAGACCACCACCGGCCCGCTCGGCCAGGGCCTGGCCAACGCCGTCGGCTTCGCCGTGGCCGAGAAGGTCATGGCTGCGCAGTTCAACCGCCCCGGCCATAACATCGTCGACCACAACACCTACGTGTTCCTTGGTGACGGCTGCATGATGGAAGGCATCAGCCATGAAGTCTGCTCGCTGGCCGGCACCCTGGGCCTGAACAAGCTGATCGCCTTCTACGACGACAACGGCATTTCCATCGACGGCGAAGTGCATGGCTGGTTCACCGACGACACCCCGCGCCGCTTCGAGGCCTATGGCTGGCAGGTGATCCGCAACGTCGACGGCCATGACGCCGAAGAGATCCAGATGGCCATCGAGACCGCGCGCAAGAGCGACCGGCCGACCCTGATCTGCTGCAAGACCATCATCGGCTTCGGCTCGCCGAACAAGCAGGGCAAGGAAGAATCCCACGGTGCTGCCCTGGGTGACGCCGAGATCGCGCTGACCCGTGAGGCGCTGGGCTGGAAGCATGGTCCCTTCGAAATCCCGGCCGAGATCTACGCCGAGTGGGACGCCAAGCAGAAGGGCGCCGACGCGGAGAACGAGTGGAACAAGCGCTTCGCCGCCTACGAGGCCGAATTCCCGGGTTTGGCATCCGAGTTCAAGCGGCGCATGGCAGGCGAGCTGCCGGCTGATTTTGCCGAGAAAGCCAGCGAGTTCATCCGTGAAGTCGCCAACAAGGGCGAGACCATCGCCAGCCGCAAGGCCAGCCAGAACTGCCTGAATGCCTTCGGCCCGTTGCTGCCGGAACTGCTCGGCGGTTCGGCGGACCTCGCCGGCTCCAACCTGACCCTGTGGAAGGGCTGCAAGCCGGTAGTCGCCGAGGATGCCTCGGGCAACTACATGTATTACGGCGTGCGTGAGTTCGGCATGGCCGCGATCATGAACGGCGTCGCCCTGCACGGCGGCCTGATCCCGTACGGCGCGACCTTCCTGATGTTCATGGAATACGCGCGCAACGCCGTGCGCATGTCGGCGTTGATGAAGCAGCGGGTTCTCTATGTGTTCACCCACGATTCCATCGGTCTTGGCGAAGACGGTCCGACCCACCAGCCGATCGAGCAGTTGACCAGCCTGCGCACCACGCCGAACCTGGATACCTGGCGTCCGGCCGATACCGTCGAATCCGCGGTGGCCTGGAAGCACGCGCTTGAGCGCAAGGATGGCCCGAGCGCACTGATCTTCTCGCGCCAGAACCTGCCGTTCCATGTGCGTGACAACGAAACCGAAGCGGCCATTGCCCGCGGTGGCTACATCCTGAAGAACTGCGCCGGCGAGCCGGAGTTGATCCTCATCGCCACCGGTTCGGAAGTCAGCCTGGCAGTGCAGGCCGCCGACAAGCTGACCGAACAGGGCCGCAAGGTGCGTGTCGTCTCGATGCCTTGCACCAGCGTGTTCGATAGCCAGGATGCCGCCTACAAGCAGCAGGTGCTGCCGGTGGAAGTCGGCGCGCGCATCGCCATCGAGGCGGCGCACGCGGACTACTGGTACAAGTACGTCGGTCTCGACGGTCGCATCATCGGCATGACCACCTACGGCGAATCGGCTCCGGCCAACCAGCTGTTCGAGGAGTTCGGCTTCACCGTCGACAACATCCTCGCCGTCGCCGAAGAGCTGCTGGAGGACTGA
- a CDS encoding phosphoglycerate kinase, translating into MTVLKMTDLDLQGKRVLIREDLNVPVKDGAVKSDARILASLPTIKLALEKGAAVLVCSHLGRPEEGVYSEEDSLKPVADYLSRALGREVPLIKDYLEGVEVQPGELVLLENVRFNKGEKKNTDELAQKYAALCDVFVMDAFGTAHRAQGSTHGVAKFAKVACAGPLLAAELEALGKALDKPARPMVAIVAGSKVSTKLDVLTSLADICDQLIVGGGIANTFLAAAGYNVGKSLHEADLLDTAKAIAAKVAVPLPVDVVVAKEFAESAEATVKAIADVADDDMILDIGPKTAAMFGEMLKASQTILWNGPVGVFEFDQFGNGTKVLAQAIAQSPAFSIAGGGDTLAAIDKYGVAEQISYISTGGGAFLEFVEGKVLPAVEVLEQRAG; encoded by the coding sequence ATGACCGTTTTGAAGATGACCGATCTCGACCTCCAGGGTAAGCGCGTGCTGATCCGCGAGGACCTCAACGTGCCGGTGAAGGATGGCGCGGTGAAGAGCGATGCACGCATCCTGGCCTCGTTGCCGACCATCAAGCTGGCGCTGGAGAAGGGCGCCGCGGTGTTGGTCTGCTCGCACCTGGGCCGTCCGGAAGAGGGCGTCTACAGCGAGGAAGACAGCCTCAAACCGGTCGCCGACTACCTGTCCAGGGCCCTCGGCCGCGAAGTGCCGCTGATCAAGGACTATCTCGAAGGCGTCGAGGTGCAGCCGGGTGAACTGGTGTTGTTGGAGAACGTGCGCTTCAATAAGGGCGAGAAGAAGAACACCGACGAACTGGCGCAGAAATACGCGGCGCTGTGCGACGTTTTCGTCATGGACGCCTTCGGCACTGCCCACCGCGCTCAGGGCTCGACTCACGGCGTGGCCAAATTCGCCAAGGTCGCCTGTGCCGGCCCGCTGCTGGCCGCCGAGCTGGAAGCGCTGGGCAAGGCACTGGACAAGCCGGCACGGCCGATGGTGGCCATCGTCGCCGGCTCCAAGGTATCGACCAAGCTCGACGTGCTGACCTCGCTGGCCGACATCTGCGATCAGCTGATCGTTGGCGGCGGCATCGCCAACACCTTCCTCGCAGCTGCCGGCTACAACGTCGGCAAGTCGCTGCATGAAGCCGATCTGCTGGATACCGCCAAGGCCATCGCCGCCAAGGTCGCCGTGCCGCTACCGGTCGATGTGGTGGTCGCCAAGGAGTTCGCCGAAAGCGCCGAAGCCACAGTCAAGGCCATCGCCGATGTGGCCGACGACGACATGATCCTGGACATCGGGCCGAAGACCGCTGCCATGTTCGGTGAGATGCTCAAAGCCTCGCAGACTATCCTCTGGAATGGTCCGGTGGGTGTGTTCGAGTTCGACCAGTTCGGCAACGGCACCAAGGTCCTGGCCCAGGCCATCGCCCAGAGCCCGGCGTTCTCCATCGCCGGTGGCGGCGACACCCTGGCAGCCATCGATAAGTACGGCGTAGCCGAGCAGATTTCCTATATTTCCACCGGTGGTGGCGCCTTCCTCGAGTTCGTCGAGGGCAAGGTGCTGCCGGCCGTCGAAGTGCTGGAACAGCGCGCCGGCTGA
- a CDS encoding response regulator, translating into MNHAPPKIVLLVEDEPHILSLLSDYLAGEGYQVLEADSAPKAFEILATKPHLDLLVTDFRLPGNVSGVMIAEPALKLRPDLKVIFISGYPIEIYESGSPIARSAPVLAKPFALDTLRSQIQQLLAS; encoded by the coding sequence ATGAACCACGCACCGCCGAAAATCGTCCTGCTCGTCGAAGACGAGCCGCATATCCTCAGCCTGCTCTCGGATTATCTGGCCGGCGAGGGCTACCAGGTGCTGGAGGCGGACAGTGCGCCCAAGGCGTTCGAAATCCTGGCGACCAAGCCGCATCTGGATCTACTGGTGACCGACTTCCGCCTGCCGGGCAACGTCTCGGGCGTGATGATCGCCGAACCTGCGCTCAAGCTGCGTCCCGACCTCAAGGTGATCTTCATCAGCGGCTATCCGATCGAGATCTACGAGTCGGGCAGCCCGATCGCTCGCTCCGCGCCGGTACTGGCCAAACCCTTCGCCCTGGACACGCTGCGCAGCCAGATCCAGCAGTTGCTCGCCAGCTGA
- the fba gene encoding class II fructose-bisphosphate aldolase (catalyzes the reversible aldol condensation of dihydroxyacetonephosphate and glyceraldehyde 3-phosphate in the Calvin cycle, glycolysis, and/or gluconeogenesis) — translation MALISMRQMLDHAAEFGYGVPAFNVNNLEQMRAIMEAADKTDSPVIVQASAGARKYAGAPFLRHLILAAIEEFPHIPVCMHQDHGTSPDVCQRSIQLGFSSVMMDGSLREDGKTPADYDYNVRVTQQTVAFAHACGVSVEGELGCLGSLETGMAGEEDGVGAEGVLDHSQLLTDPEEAADFVAKTKVDALAIAIGTSHGAYKFTKPPTGDTLSIQRIKEIHARIPDTHLVMHGSSSVPQEWLQIINQYGGEIGETYGVPVEEIVEGIKYGVRKVNIDTDLRLASTGAIREFMAKNPSEFDPRKYFAKTVSAMRDICIARYEAFGTAGNASKIKPISLEGMFQRYASGELDPKIN, via the coding sequence ATGGCACTCATCAGCATGCGCCAGATGCTCGACCACGCCGCCGAGTTCGGCTACGGCGTGCCGGCCTTCAACGTCAACAACCTCGAGCAGATGCGCGCCATCATGGAAGCGGCCGACAAGACCGACTCCCCGGTGATCGTCCAGGCTTCCGCCGGTGCGCGCAAATACGCCGGTGCGCCGTTCCTGCGTCATCTGATCCTGGCGGCGATCGAAGAATTCCCGCATATCCCGGTGTGCATGCATCAGGACCACGGCACCAGCCCGGATGTCTGCCAGCGCTCGATCCAGCTGGGCTTCTCCTCGGTGATGATGGATGGCTCGCTCCGCGAAGACGGCAAGACCCCCGCCGACTACGACTACAACGTCCGCGTGACCCAGCAGACCGTGGCCTTTGCCCATGCCTGCGGCGTTTCCGTGGAAGGCGAACTGGGTTGCCTGGGCAGCCTGGAAACCGGCATGGCCGGCGAGGAAGACGGTGTCGGTGCCGAGGGCGTGCTTGACCACAGCCAGCTGCTGACTGACCCGGAAGAAGCCGCCGACTTCGTCGCCAAGACCAAGGTCGATGCCCTGGCGATTGCCATCGGCACCAGCCACGGCGCCTACAAGTTCACCAAGCCGCCGACTGGCGACACCCTGTCGATCCAGCGCATCAAGGAAATCCATGCGCGCATCCCGGACACCCATCTGGTGATGCACGGTTCCTCGTCGGTGCCGCAGGAGTGGCTGCAGATCATCAACCAGTACGGTGGTGAAATCGGTGAGACCTACGGCGTGCCGGTCGAGGAAATCGTCGAGGGCATCAAGTACGGCGTGCGCAAGGTCAACATCGATACCGACCTGCGTCTGGCCTCCACCGGCGCGATTCGCGAGTTCATGGCGAAGAACCCCAGCGAGTTCGACCCGCGTAAATACTTCGCCAAGACCGTCTCGGCCATGCGCGACATCTGCATCGCGCGCTACGAAGCCTTCGGTACAGCCGGCAATGCCAGCAAGATCAAGCCGATCTCGCTGGAAGGCATGTTCCAGCGCTACGCCAGTGGTGAACTGGACCCGAAGATCAACTGA
- a CDS encoding putative bifunctional diguanylate cyclase/phosphodiesterase, producing the protein MEDELKALLQRVGLGLDQILVRKRFLQWQAGDGVRLNRAAAELEPAHLAFIEKLYEHLSGFGQPSVMQNDAVGMARLKQRQQDYYRRLWRGPYERDYVRDRLLVGLVHQRMGVDLEWYLGAYRLYLSEMLRTLLGEGEQHAVYDSLLKIVFFDMILAIDTYSAAQRHALEDSEARLTRALRGSEDGIWEWDVERDELHLSERWTAMLAMPMQPSYCSRSWFERVHPDDLPGLREAIADHLNGRSPSLAHEYRVRTESGDYLWVLVRGVAERCEQGTLRMAGSQTDISARKAAEECLRHAARHDALTGLANRLHLDELLREVQQRPHGRAAALLFIDLDRFKLINDSLGHAAGDQVLVDVAQRLLCCLRPGDHLARFGGDEFVALLGDLACEADAERVAQRMLVALREPLQLGERTLSVSASIGIAPLQREGQALNVLQAADLALYRAKSAGKDQFALFCDGLHSKAARQLELESALAQALARREFALHYQPICRVEHGQPYLLGVEALLRWRFNDTPVAPSEFIPVLEESREIVRVGEWVLREACRQVRCWQQAGQTQLYCAVNLSIRQLQQVDFAELLARVLRETGLPPHSLLLEITETLLMHDSEMMLNCLHEIAALGVRLALDDFGTGYCSLGYLKRYPLHVLKVDRSFIAAAPDDADSVAISRAIIGLGQSLGLAVVAEGVERSEQIEFLVAQGCQTVQGYWFSPPRPAAELQSLFDGTRSADGLWGLRHARQTLPSCAAVQPVPG; encoded by the coding sequence ATGGAAGACGAGCTGAAGGCATTGCTACAACGGGTCGGGCTGGGCCTCGATCAGATTCTTGTGCGCAAACGCTTCCTGCAATGGCAGGCCGGCGACGGGGTGCGGCTGAACCGCGCTGCGGCGGAGCTGGAGCCCGCGCACCTCGCCTTCATCGAAAAACTCTACGAGCACCTGAGCGGGTTCGGCCAGCCCTCCGTCATGCAGAACGATGCTGTTGGAATGGCACGGCTGAAGCAGCGTCAGCAGGACTACTATCGCCGTCTGTGGCGCGGCCCCTACGAGCGTGATTACGTGCGCGACCGGCTGCTGGTCGGGCTGGTGCATCAGCGCATGGGTGTCGACCTGGAATGGTATCTGGGCGCGTATCGTCTCTACCTGTCGGAAATGCTGCGGACCCTGCTTGGGGAGGGCGAGCAGCATGCGGTCTACGACAGCCTGCTGAAAATCGTCTTCTTCGACATGATCCTGGCCATCGACACCTACAGCGCCGCGCAGCGGCATGCGCTGGAGGACAGCGAGGCGCGCCTGACCCGAGCACTGCGCGGCTCCGAGGACGGCATCTGGGAGTGGGACGTGGAGCGCGACGAGCTGCACCTCTCCGAACGCTGGACCGCCATGCTGGCGATGCCGATGCAGCCCAGCTATTGCAGCCGCAGCTGGTTCGAACGTGTGCATCCGGATGACCTACCCGGGCTGCGCGAAGCGATCGCCGATCACCTCAATGGCCGTTCTCCTTCGCTGGCGCATGAGTACCGTGTACGTACCGAATCTGGTGATTATCTTTGGGTGCTGGTGCGTGGGGTAGCCGAACGCTGTGAGCAGGGCACGTTGCGCATGGCCGGTTCGCAGACCGACATCAGCGCCCGCAAGGCAGCCGAGGAATGCCTGCGCCATGCAGCCCGTCATGATGCGCTTACCGGTCTGGCCAACCGCCTGCATCTCGACGAGTTGCTCAGGGAGGTGCAACAGCGCCCGCATGGGCGGGCGGCGGCGCTGCTCTTTATCGACCTGGATCGTTTCAAGCTGATCAATGACAGCCTCGGGCATGCCGCTGGCGATCAGGTTCTGGTTGATGTGGCGCAGCGACTGCTGTGCTGCCTGCGTCCGGGCGATCATCTGGCGCGCTTCGGTGGTGACGAGTTCGTCGCCCTGCTCGGCGATCTGGCCTGCGAAGCCGATGCCGAGCGCGTGGCGCAGCGGATGCTGGTCGCGCTGCGCGAGCCGTTGCAGCTTGGCGAGCGCACGCTGTCGGTCAGTGCCAGCATCGGCATCGCGCCCTTGCAGCGCGAAGGCCAGGCGCTGAACGTTCTGCAGGCTGCGGATCTCGCCTTGTATCGGGCGAAGAGCGCCGGCAAGGATCAGTTCGCGCTGTTCTGCGATGGTCTGCACTCCAAGGCGGCACGCCAGTTGGAGCTGGAAAGCGCCCTGGCGCAGGCGCTGGCGCGGCGAGAGTTCGCCTTGCACTACCAGCCGATCTGCCGCGTCGAGCATGGGCAGCCCTATCTGCTGGGCGTCGAAGCGCTGCTGCGCTGGCGTTTCAACGACACGCCAGTGGCACCCAGCGAGTTCATTCCGGTACTGGAGGAGTCTCGCGAGATCGTCCGCGTGGGCGAATGGGTACTGCGCGAGGCCTGCCGTCAGGTCCGTTGTTGGCAGCAGGCAGGGCAGACGCAGCTCTACTGTGCGGTCAATCTGTCGATCCGTCAGCTGCAGCAGGTCGACTTCGCCGAACTGCTGGCCCGCGTGCTGCGGGAAACCGGGCTGCCGCCGCATAGCTTGCTGCTGGAGATCACCGAGACCCTGCTGATGCACGACAGCGAGATGATGCTGAACTGTCTGCACGAGATTGCTGCGCTGGGGGTGCGCCTGGCGCTGGATGATTTCGGCACGGGCTACTGCTCGCTGGGCTATCTGAAGCGCTATCCGCTGCATGTGCTCAAAGTCGATCGCAGCTTTATCGCGGCAGCGCCGGATGATGCCGATTCAGTGGCGATCAGTCGCGCCATCATCGGTCTAGGCCAGAGTCTGGGCCTGGCGGTGGTTGCCGAAGGGGTGGAGCGGTCCGAGCAGATCGAGTTTCTCGTCGCGCAGGGCTGCCAGACGGTGCAGGGTTACTGGTTCAGCCCGCCCCGGCCGGCGGCCGAGTTGCAGTCACTGTTCGATGGCACGCGCAGTGCCGACGGCCTCTGGGGCCTGCGGCACGCGAGACAGACGTTGCCCAGTTGCGCGGCGGTGCAGCCGGTGCCGGGCTGA
- a CDS encoding hemerythrin domain-containing protein: MNAIDLLIEDHERVKDLLTRLTESTERAVKTRTELLSKLEMEVTIHTQLEEQILYPAYKEAGGKEEKKMYHEAKEEHRAVDALVLPDLKATDPGSLEFSGRAKVCKELLEHHIEEEESEMFPQARELFDAKRLEEMGEQMTELRNRLKKELAAKLAA; encoded by the coding sequence ATGAACGCCATCGACCTGCTTATTGAGGATCATGAGCGCGTGAAGGACCTGCTGACGCGCCTGACCGAATCCACCGAGCGCGCCGTGAAGACGCGCACCGAACTGCTGAGCAAGCTGGAAATGGAAGTGACCATCCACACCCAGCTGGAAGAGCAGATTCTCTATCCCGCCTACAAGGAAGCCGGCGGCAAGGAAGAGAAAAAGATGTACCACGAGGCCAAGGAAGAACACCGCGCGGTGGATGCGCTGGTACTGCCGGACCTCAAGGCCACCGATCCCGGCAGCCTCGAGTTTTCCGGTCGCGCCAAGGTGTGCAAGGAGCTGCTTGAGCACCATATCGAGGAAGAGGAGTCGGAAATGTTCCCGCAGGCGCGCGAGCTGTTCGATGCCAAGCGTCTCGAAGAGATGGGTGAGCAGATGACCGAGCTGCGCAATCGTCTGAAGAAGGAGCTGGCGGCCAAACTGGCGGCCTGA
- a CDS encoding DUF3509 domain-containing protein, producing the protein MTAAQQFLTAAFPEFEVLTEPRPDGGLLLTLRNDDRTLVKRALSKGQTQTRIQLEWVVSSVRRDLALEAGMSPSIAHLQSQSRTALPTYEYA; encoded by the coding sequence ATGACCGCTGCACAACAATTCCTTACTGCTGCTTTTCCTGAGTTCGAAGTGCTCACCGAGCCCCGCCCGGATGGCGGATTGCTGCTGACCCTGCGTAACGACGACCGCACCCTGGTCAAGCGTGCGCTCTCCAAGGGGCAGACCCAGACCAGAATTCAACTCGAGTGGGTCGTCAGCTCGGTTCGCCGCGACCTGGCGCTGGAGGCGGGGATGTCGCCTTCCATCGCGCACCTACAAAGCCAGAGCCGTACCGCACTGCCCACATACGAGTACGCCTGA
- a CDS encoding class I SAM-dependent methyltransferase: MSESEQAAQRTLDYYRFNAEAFREGTREHDVSQNLDALLRHIQAQPPLRILDLGCGPGRDLKALTARGHVAVGLDGTETFVEMARADSGCEVWQQDLLHLQLPAESFDGIFANAVLFHVPSVHLANVLAHLHGTLKPGGVLFCSNPRGQDEEGWNGDRYGVWYCWPTWRKHLLAAGFVELEHYYRPAGLPTAQQPWLASVWRKA; encoded by the coding sequence ATGAGCGAATCGGAGCAGGCAGCGCAGCGCACTCTCGACTACTACCGCTTCAACGCCGAGGCGTTTCGCGAGGGCACCCGAGAGCACGACGTTAGCCAGAACCTCGATGCCCTTTTGCGTCACATTCAGGCCCAGCCCCCGCTGCGCATTCTTGACCTGGGCTGCGGCCCCGGCCGCGACCTGAAGGCGCTCACCGCCCGTGGACATGTTGCGGTCGGGCTTGATGGTACCGAGACCTTCGTCGAAATGGCGCGAGCGGACAGCGGCTGTGAGGTCTGGCAACAGGACCTGCTGCACCTGCAACTGCCGGCTGAATCGTTCGACGGCATCTTCGCCAACGCGGTGCTCTTCCATGTCCCGAGCGTGCATCTGGCAAACGTTCTGGCGCACCTGCACGGCACGCTGAAGCCGGGCGGGGTGCTGTTCTGCTCCAATCCCCGCGGGCAGGACGAGGAGGGCTGGAACGGCGATCGCTATGGCGTCTGGTACTGCTGGCCGACCTGGCGTAAGCACTTGCTGGCGGCCGGCTTCGTTGAACTGGAGCATTATTACCGCCCAGCAGGGCTGCCCACGGCGCAGCAGCCGTGGCTTGCGAGCGTCTGGCGCAAGGCCTGA